In Hyphomicrobiales bacterium, a single window of DNA contains:
- a CDS encoding ferritin-like domain-containing protein, translating to MAQNKSSLTREGLAAKLNEDLAREYQAIIAYVVYSQVLKGAEYMNIAEHLQAHAGEELKHALIIARQIDYLGAMPTATAKPVKLTEDAKEMLRADLENESDTIRNYRDRVRQCEELGEFAMAEHIREILKDEQDHLIDLATALGEEVPDLTK from the coding sequence ATGGCACAAAACAAGTCATCCCTGACGCGCGAAGGCCTCGCGGCCAAACTCAACGAGGACCTCGCCCGCGAGTATCAGGCCATCATCGCCTATGTCGTCTATTCGCAGGTGCTGAAGGGTGCCGAATACATGAACATCGCAGAGCATTTGCAGGCCCATGCCGGCGAGGAGCTGAAACACGCCCTCATCATTGCACGGCAGATTGATTATCTCGGCGCGATGCCGACAGCGACGGCAAAGCCCGTCAAGCTCACGGAAGACGCGAAAGAAATGCTGCGCGCCGATCTGGAGAATGAATCAGACACCATCAGGAATTACCGCGACCGGGTGCGGCAATGCGAGGAACTGGGCGAGTTCGCCATGGCGGAGCACATCCGCGAAATCCTCAAGGACGAGCAAGACCACCTCATCGATCTCGCCACCGCGCTCGGCGAAGAAGTGCCCGACCTCACGAAGTAG
- a CDS encoding branched-chain amino acid ABC transporter permease, protein MSYLYQIAVGGIHNGMVYALLAYSYVLLFQVVPKPNLAHGSLFAFSGQVLVLGTNAAYNVMIFTFATSILFGIGASLLLSLIVLSVFAGLIVPRFAQRSPNAMIVATLAIAIVLMEGVHIGANGRDNWLPPLSSAVLPLGFGAQVSAVQAINVVVMLAMLAASDMVLQFTSAGRAIRAVAQEPLAASLLGTNVEKVITLTAAASGFIAMAGGIFTLLHFGNMSFGAGLTYGIKVLFIAAAGGFTTPRNAALAAFLFGETEALWDGYLPVMWREAFLYGVLALLLVLNGRPERR, encoded by the coding sequence GTGAGCTACCTCTACCAGATCGCGGTGGGCGGCATCCATAACGGCATGGTCTATGCGCTGCTTGCCTATAGCTACGTGCTGCTGTTCCAGGTGGTGCCCAAGCCCAACCTGGCGCACGGATCGCTCTTCGCCTTTTCGGGGCAGGTGCTGGTGCTGGGCACCAACGCTGCCTATAACGTGATGATCTTTACCTTTGCGACGTCCATCCTGTTCGGGATCGGGGCATCGCTGCTGTTGTCACTCATCGTGCTCAGCGTGTTTGCGGGATTGATCGTGCCGCGCTTTGCGCAGCGCTCGCCGAACGCGATGATCGTCGCCACGCTGGCGATTGCCATCGTGCTGATGGAAGGCGTGCACATCGGCGCGAACGGACGCGACAACTGGCTGCCACCGCTGTCGAGCGCGGTCTTGCCGCTTGGCTTCGGTGCCCAGGTTTCCGCCGTGCAGGCGATTAATGTCGTGGTCATGCTGGCGATGCTCGCAGCAAGTGACATGGTTCTGCAATTCACCTCCGCGGGCCGTGCCATCCGAGCGGTGGCGCAGGAACCGCTGGCCGCGTCGTTGCTGGGAACCAATGTGGAGAAGGTGATCACGCTCACCGCCGCGGCGTCCGGATTCATTGCCATGGCGGGTGGCATCTTCACGCTTCTCCATTTCGGCAACATGAGCTTCGGCGCGGGACTGACCTACGGCATCAAGGTGCTGTTCATCGCGGCAGCGGGCGGCTTCACCACGCCCCGCAATGCAGCGCTGGCGGCCTTCCTGTTCGGCGAGACGGAGGCCTTGTGGGATGGCTACCTGCCGGTCATGTGGCGGGAGGCCTTCCTTTACGGCGTGCTGGCGCTGCTGCTGGTGCTGAACGGCCGCCCGGAGCGGCGCTGA
- the guaA gene encoding glutamine-hydrolyzing GMP synthase, whose amino-acid sequence MTAQHDQILIIDFGSQVTQLIGRRVRELGVYSEIIPFQSAEAAFHRMKPKAVILSGGPDSVTRDGSPRAPQVVFDSGLPILAICYGQQTTAVQLGGVVEGGHAAEFGRADVEVLAPSALFDGLWKVGERHPVWMSHGDRVTRLPAGFTVKATSPNAPFAIASDEGRRIYTTMFHPEVVHTPDGAKLIRNFVKEIAGCKGDWTMAAFRQEAVERIRAQVGKGRVLCGLSGGVDSSVAALLIHEAVGDQLTCVLVDHGLMRQNEAADVVAMFREHYNLQLVHVDASDEFISALEGEMDPEKKRKTIGKLFIDVFEREAKKLGGAEFLAQGTLYPDVIESVSFTGGPSVTIKSHHNVGGLPARMNMKLVEPLRELFKDEVRLLGQELGLPHKFVGRHPFPGPGLAIRLPGGVTREKLDILRKADAIYLDEIRKAGLYDVIWQAFAVLLPVQTVGVMGDGRTYDRVLALRAVTSVDGMTADFYPFDMAFLGRTATRIINEVKGVSRVVYDVTSKPPGTIEWE is encoded by the coding sequence ATGACTGCCCAGCACGACCAGATCCTCATCATCGACTTCGGCTCCCAGGTCACCCAGCTCATCGGACGGCGGGTGCGCGAGTTGGGGGTTTATTCCGAGATCATCCCGTTCCAGAGCGCCGAGGCGGCCTTCCACCGCATGAAGCCCAAGGCCGTGATCCTGTCCGGCGGACCGGATTCGGTGACGCGGGACGGCAGCCCGCGGGCGCCGCAGGTGGTGTTCGATTCAGGCCTTCCCATCCTCGCCATCTGCTACGGCCAGCAGACGACGGCGGTGCAGCTGGGTGGCGTTGTCGAGGGCGGGCATGCGGCGGAATTCGGCCGGGCCGACGTGGAAGTGCTGGCGCCGAGCGCGCTGTTCGATGGACTGTGGAAAGTGGGCGAGCGGCATCCCGTGTGGATGAGCCATGGCGACCGCGTGACCAGGCTGCCCGCGGGCTTCACCGTCAAGGCCACCTCGCCGAACGCGCCATTCGCCATTGCCTCCGATGAAGGACGGCGCATCTACACCACCATGTTCCACCCGGAGGTGGTGCACACGCCGGATGGCGCCAAACTCATCCGCAATTTCGTGAAGGAGATTGCGGGCTGCAAGGGCGACTGGACCATGGCCGCCTTCCGCCAGGAAGCGGTGGAGCGCATCCGCGCGCAGGTGGGCAAGGGCCGGGTGCTGTGCGGATTGTCGGGCGGTGTTGATTCATCCGTGGCGGCATTGCTCATTCATGAAGCGGTGGGGGATCAACTCACCTGCGTGCTCGTCGATCACGGCCTCATGCGCCAGAATGAAGCCGCCGATGTGGTGGCGATGTTTCGCGAGCACTACAATCTGCAACTCGTGCACGTTGATGCGAGCGATGAATTCATCTCCGCACTCGAAGGCGAGATGGACCCGGAGAAAAAGCGCAAGACCATCGGCAAACTGTTCATCGATGTGTTTGAGCGGGAAGCGAAGAAACTGGGCGGCGCCGAATTCCTGGCGCAGGGCACGCTCTATCCCGATGTGATCGAAAGCGTGTCATTCACGGGCGGACCCTCGGTCACGATCAAGTCGCATCACAATGTGGGCGGGTTGCCGGCGCGCATGAACATGAAGCTCGTCGAGCCGCTCCGCGAACTGTTCAAGGACGAAGTGAGGTTGCTCGGCCAAGAGCTTGGTCTGCCTCATAAATTCGTGGGCCGTCACCCCTTCCCGGGACCCGGCCTTGCGATCCGCCTGCCCGGAGGCGTGACGCGCGAGAAACTCGACATCCTGCGCAAGGCCGATGCCATCTACCTCGATGAAATCCGCAAGGCCGGCTTGTATGACGTGATCTGGCAGGCCTTTGCCGTTCTGCTGCCGGTGCAGACGGTGGGCGTGATGGGCGATGGCCGCACCTACGACCGTGTGCTGGCGCTCCGCGCCGTCACCTCGGTCGATGGCATGACGGCGGATTTCTATCCCTTCGACATGGCCTTCCTTGGCCGCACCGCCACGCGCATCATCAACGAAGTGAAGGGCGTGAGCCGCGTCGTCTACGACGTGACATCGAAGCCACCGGGTACGATCGAGTGGGAATAA
- the panB gene encoding 3-methyl-2-oxobutanoate hydroxymethyltransferase, whose amino-acid sequence MSQHTPQKRTTAPDIRARKGGAPIVSLTSYHAHTAAIADKHVDFLLVGDSLGMVMHGFESTLPVPLELMIMHGRAVMRGAKKALVVVDMPFGSYEESPAQAFRNAARVVKDTECGAIKLEGGKRMAETIRFLTERGVPVMAHVGLTPQSINVLGAFKAQGRKVEEWAAIEEDARVVAEAGAFAVVLEAVAEPLAARITKQVDIPTIGIGASASCDGQILVMEDMLGLSPRVPRFVKEFGKIGEAIDRAIGMYAEDVRSRAFPGNENTYAVKE is encoded by the coding sequence ATGTCCCAGCACACACCGCAGAAGCGGACCACGGCCCCCGATATTCGCGCCCGCAAGGGTGGCGCGCCCATCGTCTCTCTCACCTCGTATCATGCCCACACGGCGGCGATTGCCGACAAGCATGTGGATTTCCTCCTGGTGGGCGACTCACTCGGCATGGTGATGCACGGGTTTGAATCGACGCTGCCGGTGCCGCTCGAACTGATGATCATGCACGGGCGCGCGGTCATGCGCGGCGCCAAGAAGGCGCTCGTCGTCGTGGACATGCCCTTCGGCTCGTATGAGGAGAGCCCGGCGCAGGCGTTCCGCAATGCGGCGCGCGTGGTGAAGGACACCGAATGCGGTGCGATCAAGCTGGAAGGCGGAAAGCGCATGGCCGAGACCATCCGATTCCTCACGGAGCGCGGCGTTCCCGTGATGGCGCATGTGGGCCTGACGCCGCAGTCCATCAATGTGCTGGGCGCTTTCAAGGCGCAGGGCCGCAAGGTGGAGGAGTGGGCCGCGATCGAGGAAGATGCCCGCGTGGTGGCGGAGGCGGGTGCCTTTGCCGTGGTGCTGGAGGCGGTGGCAGAACCGCTGGCGGCCAGGATCACCAAGCAGGTCGACATTCCGACGATCGGCATCGGTGCCTCGGCTTCCTGTGACGGCCAGATCCTCGTGATGGAAGACATGCTGGGCCTCAGCCCGCGGGTGCCGCGCTTCGTCAAGGAATTCGGCAAGATCGGTGAAGCGATTGACCGCGCCATCGGCATGTATGCCGAAGACGTGCGCAGCCGCGCTTTCCCCGGCAACGAGAACACCTACGCCGTCAAGGAGTAA
- a CDS encoding NnrU family protein: protein MMGKLWLGTVLFAGPHLASTVFPVLRDRVKRRLGEGPFKGLYALVSLAGVVLLVLAYLQARSGGGSVLHEPWNGSRHLNMLLSLAGFILMASARGQGYIRRAVKHPQSLGMALWATGHILANGEMAVVVIFAAILVVALADIVFSLGRGRVPTHAPQLRSDLVAIAGGTVVYLVLLFGFHPYILNVPVL, encoded by the coding sequence ATGATGGGGAAGCTGTGGCTGGGTACAGTCCTGTTTGCAGGTCCGCACCTCGCGTCCACTGTGTTTCCCGTATTGCGCGACCGGGTGAAGCGACGCCTGGGCGAGGGTCCGTTCAAGGGACTTTATGCGCTGGTCTCACTGGCGGGCGTTGTGCTGCTGGTGTTGGCCTATTTGCAGGCCCGGTCCGGCGGGGGCAGTGTTCTCCATGAGCCGTGGAATGGGTCGCGGCATCTCAACATGCTGCTGTCGCTGGCCGGGTTCATCCTCATGGCGTCGGCGCGGGGGCAGGGCTACATCCGCAGGGCGGTGAAGCATCCGCAGTCGCTGGGCATGGCGCTGTGGGCAACCGGGCACATTCTCGCCAATGGTGAAATGGCGGTGGTGGTGATCTTCGCGGCCATCCTTGTCGTGGCCCTTGCCGACATCGTGTTCAGCCTGGGGCGGGGCAGGGTGCCCACGCACGCACCGCAGCTCCGCTCTGATCTTGTTGCCATCGCAGGGGGAACAGTGGTCTACCTCGTGCTCCTTTTTGGTTTTCATCCTTACATTCTCAACGTACCGGTTCTCTGA
- a CDS encoding MAPEG family protein: MTPAQALVVALLGHVALTLIVGLLTLRARVAAARGGKVRLQVVAINNAGWPEAARKLANNFDNQFQVPMLVYAVAGLFIATGLADMNAAGLAFAFLAARILHTLEHTRRNRVLTRLVFFLASYAFALCLWVWFAIRFLGNG; this comes from the coding sequence ATGACGCCCGCGCAGGCGCTGGTCGTCGCCCTGCTGGGTCATGTGGCGCTCACCTTGATCGTGGGCCTGCTGACCTTGCGCGCCCGCGTGGCCGCCGCACGGGGCGGCAAGGTGCGGCTGCAGGTGGTGGCCATCAACAATGCGGGATGGCCCGAGGCTGCACGGAAGCTCGCCAACAATTTCGACAACCAGTTCCAGGTGCCGATGCTGGTCTATGCGGTTGCGGGGCTTTTCATTGCGACCGGGCTTGCCGACATGAATGCGGCCGGCCTCGCCTTTGCGTTCCTCGCGGCGCGCATCCTGCACACGCTGGAGCACACGCGGCGGAACAGGGTGTTGACGCGGCTTGTATTTTTTCTGGCATCCTATGCCTTCGCGCTGTGCCTGTGGGTGTGGTTTGCCATCCGCTTTCTTGGAAACGGCTGA
- the guaB gene encoding IMP dehydrogenase, producing the protein MPIAPRTFPEYLAFDDVLMKPGASSVLPADVSTATQLTKSISLSVPVMSAAMDTVTEAAMAIAMAQAGGLGVIHKNLDPATQADHVRQVKRFESGMVVNPVTIAPNATIGELLAMKQQRKISGIPVVDDRGALVGIITNRDVRFATDMNAKVADLMTRQIVTVKEGVTRQEAKRLLHKHRIEKLVVTDDDGKCVGLITVNDMEKAADHPLAAKDEKERLLVAAATGIGDAGRERAERLIDAGVDVLIVDTAHGHSINVLKQVNLVKQMSNKVQIIGGNVATAEAVKALIDNGADAVKVGIGPGSICTTRVVAGVGVPQFSAIVECAEEGARHGVPIIADGGIKLSGDMAKALAAGANVAMIGSLLAGTDESPGEVFLYNGRSYKSYRGMGSVGAMARGSADRYFQQDVGNSLKLVPEGIEGQVPYKGPVGAVLHQLVGGLRASMGYVGAATIKELQERVQFVRITGAGLRESHAHDIMITREAPNYQRIG; encoded by the coding sequence CACCAAATCGATTTCCCTGTCGGTTCCCGTGATGTCGGCCGCGATGGATACGGTGACGGAAGCAGCGATGGCGATTGCCATGGCACAGGCCGGCGGGCTGGGCGTCATCCACAAGAATCTCGATCCCGCCACCCAGGCCGACCATGTGCGCCAGGTGAAGCGCTTCGAAAGCGGCATGGTGGTGAACCCGGTGACGATCGCGCCCAATGCCACCATCGGCGAGTTGCTGGCGATGAAGCAGCAGCGCAAGATTTCCGGCATTCCGGTGGTGGATGATCGGGGCGCCCTTGTCGGCATCATCACCAACCGCGATGTGCGCTTCGCCACCGACATGAATGCCAAGGTTGCCGACCTGATGACGCGGCAGATCGTGACCGTGAAGGAAGGCGTCACCCGCCAGGAAGCCAAGCGCCTGCTGCACAAGCACCGCATCGAGAAGCTCGTCGTCACCGATGACGACGGCAAGTGCGTGGGACTCATCACCGTCAACGACATGGAGAAGGCGGCGGACCATCCTCTCGCCGCGAAGGACGAGAAGGAGCGGCTGCTCGTCGCTGCCGCCACGGGGATTGGCGACGCCGGGCGCGAACGCGCCGAGCGGCTGATCGATGCAGGCGTGGACGTGCTGATCGTTGATACGGCGCACGGTCACTCCATCAACGTGCTGAAGCAGGTCAACCTTGTGAAGCAGATGTCGAACAAGGTGCAGATCATCGGCGGCAATGTGGCGACGGCGGAAGCCGTGAAGGCGCTGATCGACAATGGTGCGGATGCGGTGAAGGTCGGCATCGGGCCTGGCTCGATCTGCACCACGCGCGTGGTTGCGGGCGTTGGCGTGCCGCAGTTCTCGGCCATCGTGGAATGCGCCGAAGAGGGTGCGCGCCATGGCGTTCCCATCATCGCCGATGGCGGCATCAAGCTGTCGGGCGACATGGCGAAAGCGCTGGCTGCCGGTGCCAACGTGGCGATGATCGGGTCGCTGCTCGCGGGAACGGACGAAAGCCCGGGCGAGGTGTTCCTCTACAATGGCCGGTCCTACAAGTCCTATCGCGGCATGGGTTCGGTTGGGGCGATGGCGCGCGGCTCCGCAGACCGCTATTTTCAGCAGGATGTGGGCAATTCGTTGAAGCTCGTGCCGGAAGGCATCGAAGGCCAGGTGCCATACAAGGGTCCTGTCGGTGCCGTGCTGCACCAGCTTGTCGGCGGGCTTCGCGCCTCCATGGGCTACGTGGGTGCGGCCACCATCAAGGAATTGCAGGAGCGCGTGCAGTTCGTTCGCATCACCGGGGCGGGTTTGCGCGAAAGCCATGCCCACGACATCATGATCACCCGCGAAGCACCGAACTACCAGAGGATCGGCTGA
- a CDS encoding MOSC domain-containing protein — protein sequence MRGRIIGLARRAESRLPMEEMQVAVLTPDIGVLGDCKGRKFPDRHLTILAVEDWQAALLDLAGPAGPPDVPWTGRRANVLVQGLKLPRGPGAILGLGDCLVQVMRETTPCSRMEDAFPGLRLALSSDWRGGVICKVLTGGGISIGDHVQVLTQPSERKKVVLPGE from the coding sequence GTGAGAGGCAGGATCATCGGACTGGCTCGCCGCGCCGAAAGCCGGTTGCCGATGGAGGAAATGCAGGTCGCGGTTCTCACGCCTGATATCGGTGTGCTGGGAGATTGCAAGGGCCGCAAGTTTCCGGACCGGCATCTCACCATCCTGGCGGTGGAGGACTGGCAGGCGGCACTGCTTGATCTCGCAGGACCCGCAGGCCCGCCTGATGTTCCGTGGACAGGCCGCCGCGCCAACGTGCTGGTGCAGGGGTTGAAGCTGCCGCGCGGCCCCGGTGCCATCCTCGGGCTGGGTGATTGCCTCGTGCAAGTGATGCGGGAAACGACGCCGTGCAGCCGCATGGAGGATGCCTTCCCCGGATTGCGCCTGGCGCTGTCGTCCGACTGGCGGGGCGGCGTTATCTGCAAGGTGCTGACCGGCGGCGGGATCTCCATCGGTGACCATGTTCAGGTCCTGACGCAGCCCAGCGAGCGCAAGAAGGTTGTCTTGCCGGGGGAATAG
- a CDS encoding Nramp family divalent metal transporter, with product MTDDTANLGWQQRRNEPSLADVFRSIPVRNQGNWFKRVLAFVGPGYLVSVGYMDPGNWATSIAGGASFGYTLLVIALMSNIMAIILQSLCARLAVASGRDLAQACRDAFPRPVSFMLWIFAEIAIIATDIAEVVGTAIGLNLLFGIPLELGVVITALDVFLVLLLQRLGFRFVEAFIMGLLGIIFACFFAQIAMADPEWGAVIRGFAPTTEIIRNPDMLYLALGIIGATVMPHNLYLHSGIVQTRAFGKSDAEKRQALTFATIDSTVALMLALLVNASILILAAATFHAAGHVHVTDLTQAHGMLEPLVGSLLAPKLFAVALLCCGLSSTVTATLAGQIVMEGFLNIRLPAWLRRLFTRMVAIVPAAVVTLYYGAEGTGMLLILSQVILAFQLPFAIVPLVMFTRDRTKMGPLVSPGWLTAVSAVIAAIVIGLNLKLLWDVFSAL from the coding sequence ATGACCGACGACACTGCAAATCTGGGCTGGCAGCAACGCCGCAACGAACCATCGCTTGCCGATGTGTTCCGCAGCATTCCCGTGCGCAACCAGGGCAACTGGTTCAAGCGCGTGCTGGCCTTCGTGGGGCCAGGCTATCTCGTCTCCGTAGGTTACATGGACCCTGGCAACTGGGCGACCTCGATCGCGGGCGGGGCGAGCTTTGGCTACACGCTGCTGGTCATCGCGCTCATGTCGAACATCATGGCGATCATCCTGCAGTCGCTGTGCGCGCGGCTTGCCGTGGCCTCGGGCCGCGACCTCGCGCAGGCTTGCCGCGATGCCTTTCCCCGGCCCGTTTCCTTCATGCTGTGGATCTTCGCGGAGATTGCCATCATCGCCACCGACATTGCCGAAGTGGTTGGCACGGCCATCGGGCTCAACCTGCTGTTCGGCATTCCGCTGGAACTGGGCGTGGTCATCACCGCGCTTGATGTGTTTCTCGTGCTGCTGTTGCAGCGCCTCGGTTTCCGCTTTGTGGAAGCCTTCATCATGGGATTGCTGGGCATCATCTTCGCCTGCTTCTTTGCGCAGATTGCCATGGCCGACCCGGAGTGGGGTGCGGTGATCCGTGGTTTCGCGCCCACGACGGAGATCATCCGCAATCCCGACATGCTCTATCTCGCCCTCGGCATCATCGGCGCCACGGTCATGCCGCATAACCTCTACCTGCATTCGGGCATCGTGCAGACGCGCGCCTTCGGCAAGAGCGATGCGGAGAAGCGCCAGGCGCTGACTTTCGCCACCATTGATTCCACCGTGGCGCTGATGCTGGCGCTGCTGGTGAACGCCTCGATCCTGATCCTCGCGGCCGCCACCTTCCATGCGGCCGGGCATGTGCATGTGACCGACCTCACCCAGGCGCATGGCATGCTGGAGCCGCTCGTCGGCTCGCTGCTGGCGCCGAAGCTCTTCGCGGTAGCGCTGCTGTGCTGCGGCCTCAGCTCCACCGTGACGGCCACCCTTGCCGGGCAGATCGTGATGGAGGGCTTCCTCAATATCCGCCTGCCGGCCTGGCTGCGCCGCCTCTTCACCCGCATGGTGGCAATCGTCCCCGCCGCCGTCGTCACGCTCTATTATGGGGCGGAGGGCACGGGCATGCTGCTCATCCTCAGCCAGGTGATCCTGGCGTTCCAGCTGCCCTTCGCCATCGTGCCGCTGGTGATGTTCACCCGCGACAGGACCAAGATGGGGCCGCTGGTCTCACCGGGCTGGCTGACGGCGGTCTCGGCTGTCATTGCGGCCATCGTGATCGGGCTCAACCTCAAACTCCTGTGGGATGTGTTCAGCGCCCTTTGA
- the mntR gene encoding manganese-binding transcriptional regulator MntR → MPSKSRTPKARLQSAAFRRTRSDHSKELAEDYVELIADIIDERGTARGTDVALRLGVANATVVKMLKRLQDMGLVTQEPYRPISLTGDGWLMAETGRKKHQIVERFLLALGVDEETARIDSEGIEHHVSEDTLKAMGRYLARHAS, encoded by the coding sequence ATGCCCAGCAAGTCCCGCACGCCCAAGGCCAGGCTTCAGTCCGCCGCATTCCGGCGCACCCGCTCGGACCATTCGAAGGAACTGGCGGAAGACTATGTGGAGCTGATCGCCGACATCATCGATGAACGCGGCACGGCGCGCGGCACGGATGTGGCGCTGCGTCTTGGCGTTGCCAATGCCACCGTGGTCAAGATGCTGAAGCGCCTGCAGGACATGGGCCTCGTCACCCAGGAACCCTATCGTCCCATTTCGCTTACGGGCGATGGCTGGCTGATGGCGGAGACGGGCCGCAAGAAACACCAGATCGTTGAACGTTTCCTCCTCGCTCTCGGTGTCGACGAGGAAACGGCGCGGATCGATTCCGAAGGGATCGAGCATCACGTCAGCGAAGACACCCTCAAGGCCATGGGCCGCTACCTCGCCCGCCACGCGTCATAA
- a CDS encoding RsmB/NOP family class I SAM-dependent RNA methyltransferase, translated as MRLPGRVSAAIEILDEITQRHRPASEALKDWGKAHRFAGAGDRHGIGTLVYDTLRHKASAAHRMNSEAPRALVLATLHATWGMGADDIAALSDGEHGPSQPSADELAAITRTISDAPPHVAGDFPAWLAPSLARVFGDGAAAEGAALAERAPIDLRVNTLKADRAKVLASLSRFGATDGPFAPTALRIAAPGPDQKHVSVEAEPAHGMGWFEVQDAASQIAAGLTCVQPGERVADICAGAGGKTLALAALMKNEGSIAAHDRDRHRLRPIFERMGRSGATNIDVLAAEEGGKLAAGSFDCVVVDAPCTGTGTWRRKPDAKWRLTEKSLAIRIKEQRDVLTRGAELVKAGGRLAYFTCSLLPDENSEQVAWFLRSQPAFRIMPTATLWPVHLPGTVPRSADGATDTLLLTPRQHGTDGFFVCVMQKA; from the coding sequence ATGCGCCTCCCTGGCCGCGTCTCCGCGGCAATCGAAATTCTCGACGAGATCACCCAGCGTCATCGCCCCGCATCCGAGGCGCTGAAGGACTGGGGCAAGGCGCACCGTTTTGCCGGTGCGGGCGACCGTCACGGCATCGGGACGCTGGTCTATGATACGCTTCGCCACAAGGCGAGTGCCGCACACCGCATGAACAGCGAAGCGCCGCGCGCGCTGGTGCTGGCCACGCTGCATGCCACATGGGGCATGGGCGCTGATGACATCGCGGCATTGTCGGATGGCGAGCACGGACCTTCACAGCCAAGCGCCGATGAACTTGCAGCGATCACGCGCACGATTTCGGATGCGCCGCCGCACGTTGCGGGGGACTTTCCGGCGTGGCTCGCGCCCAGCCTTGCCCGCGTGTTCGGAGACGGGGCCGCCGCCGAAGGCGCTGCCCTGGCGGAGCGCGCGCCGATTGACCTTCGCGTCAACACATTGAAGGCGGACAGGGCGAAGGTGCTTGCGTCCTTGTCGCGGTTTGGTGCGACGGATGGGCCATTCGCGCCGACGGCACTTCGCATTGCGGCGCCGGGACCCGACCAGAAGCATGTGTCGGTCGAGGCGGAGCCCGCGCATGGCATGGGCTGGTTCGAGGTGCAGGATGCCGCCTCGCAGATCGCTGCCGGCCTGACGTGCGTGCAGCCGGGCGAACGCGTGGCCGATATCTGCGCCGGTGCGGGCGGCAAGACGCTGGCACTAGCGGCGCTGATGAAGAACGAGGGCAGCATCGCCGCCCATGACCGGGACCGCCACCGCCTGCGGCCCATCTTCGAACGGATGGGCCGGAGCGGCGCCACCAACATCGACGTGCTGGCGGCGGAAGAGGGCGGCAAACTTGCGGCCGGCAGCTTTGATTGCGTTGTCGTCGATGCCCCTTGCACTGGCACGGGCACATGGCGGCGCAAGCCGGACGCGAAATGGCGGCTCACGGAGAAATCCCTGGCCATACGCATCAAGGAACAACGCGACGTCCTCACGCGTGGGGCCGAGCTTGTGAAGGCAGGGGGCAGGCTTGCCTATTTCACCTGTTCACTGCTGCCGGACGAGAACAGCGAACAGGTTGCCTGGTTCCTGCGCAGCCAGCCCGCGTTCAGGATCATGCCGACGGCAACACTCTGGCCCGTGCATCTTCCGGGAACAGTGCCGCGTTCGGCTGATGGCGCTACCGACACACTCCTGCTGACGCCGCGCCAACATGGCACCGACGGCTTCTTCGTTTGCGTGATGCAGAAGGCGTAG